The proteins below come from a single Orcinus orca chromosome 6, mOrcOrc1.1, whole genome shotgun sequence genomic window:
- the ALDH1B1 gene encoding aldehyde dehydrogenase X, mitochondrial — MLRFLVPRLFRLRRLATPYSSAAALPSPILNPDIRYNQLFINNEWQDAVSKKTFPTVNPATGEVIGHVAEGDRADVDRAVKAAREAFQLGSPWRRMDASERGRLLNRLADLVERDRVYLASLETLDNGKPFQESYFLDLDEVIKVYRYFAGWADKWHGKTIPMDGEHFCFTRHEPIGVCGQIIPWNFPLVMQGWKLAPALATGNTVVMKVAEQTPLSALYLASLVKEAGFPPGVVNIVTGYGPTAGAAIAHHMDIDKVAFTGSTEVGHLIQKAASESNLKRVTLELGGKSPSIVLADADMDHAVEQCHEALFFNMGQCCCAGSRTFVEESIYDEFLERTVEKAKQRKVGNPFELDTQQGPQVDKEQFERILGYIQLGQKEGAKLLCGGERFGERGFFIKPTVFGGVQDDMRIAKEEIFGPVQPLFKFRKVEEVVERANSTRYGLAAAVFTRDLDKAMYFTQALQAGTVWVNTYNVVTCHTPFGGFKESGNGRELGEDGLKAYTEVKTVTIKVPQKNS, encoded by the coding sequence ATGCTGCGCTTCCTGGTGCCCCGGCTCTTTCGCCTGCGCCGTCTGGCCACCCCGTACTCCTCAGCAgcagccctccccagccccatcctgaACCCTGACATCCGCTACAACCAGCTGTTCATCAACAATGAGTGGCAAGATGCGGTCAGCAAGAAGACCTTCCCAACAGTCAACCCTGCCACGGGGGAGGTCATCGGCCATGTGGCTGAAGGGGACCGGGCTGACGTGGATCGGGCGGTGAAAGCAGCCCGGGAGGCCTTCCAGCTGGGGTCTCCATGGCGCCGGATGGATGCCTCAGAGCGGGGCCGGCTGCTGAACCGCCTGGCTGACCTAGTGGAGCGGGATCGTGTCTACTTGGCCTCACTGGAGACCCTGGACAATGGGAAGCCTTTCCAGGAGTCTTATTTCTTGGACCTGGATGAGGTCATCAAGGTATACCGGTACTTTGCTGGCTGGGCTGACAAGTGGCATGGCAAGACCATCCCCATGGATGGCGAGCATTTCTGCTTCACCCGGCACGAGCCTATTGGCGTCTGTGGCCAGATAATCCCGTGGAACTTCCCCTTGGTCATGCAGGGCTGGAAGCTGGCCCCGGCACTTGCCACGGGCAACACTGTGGTCATGAAGGTGGCAGAGCAGACCCCCCTTTCTGCCCTGTACTTGGCCTCCCTCGTCAAAGAGGCGGGCTTTCCCCCTGGGGTGGTAAACATCGTCACAGGCTATGGCCCAACAGCAGGAGCGGCCATTGCCCATCACATGGATATCGACAAAGTTGCCTTCACTGGCTCCACCGAGGTGGGCCACCTGATCCAGAAGGCGGCCAGCGAGTCCAACCTCAAGAGAGTCACCCTGGAGCTGGGTGGGAAGAGCCCGAGCATTGTGTTGGCCGATGCCGACATGGACCACGCCGTGGAGCAGTGCCACGAAGCCCTGTTCTTCAACATGGGTCAGTGCTGCTGTGCCGGTTCCCGGACCTTCGTTGAAGAATCCATCTATGATGAGTTTCTCGAGAGAACTGTGGAAAAAGCTAAGCAGAGGAAAGTTGGGAACCCCTTTGAGCTGGACACCCAGCAGGGGCCCCAGGTGGACAAGGAACAGTTTGAACGAATCCTGGGCTACATCCAGCTTGGCCAGAAGGAGGGGGCAAAACTTCTGTGCGGTGGGGAGCGTTTTGGAGAGCGAGGCTTCTTCATCAAGCCCACGGTCTTTGGTGGTGTGCAGGATGACATGAGGATTGCCAAGGAAGAGATCTTCGGGCCTGTGCAGCCTCTGTTCAAGTTCAGGaaggtggaggaggtggtggagaggGCCAACAGCACCAGGTACGGCTTGGCTGCTGCTGTGTTCACCCGGGACCTGGACAAAGCCATGTACTTCACACAGGCGCTCCAAGCTGGGACGGTGTGGGTAAACACCTACAACGTTGTCACCTGCCACACGCCATTTGGAGGCTTTAAGGAATCTGGcaatgggagggagctgggggaggatGGGCTTAAGGCCTACACAGAGGTGAAGACAGTCACCATCAAGGTTCCTCAGAAGAACTCGTAA